The following proteins come from a genomic window of Portunus trituberculatus isolate SZX2019 chromosome 35, ASM1759143v1, whole genome shotgun sequence:
- the LOC123513310 gene encoding uncharacterized protein LOC123513310, whose product MKMVSRPVVLGLALLHAVVAQGVSQYNPVSQDNFFGLPLGSGSDSVFTSGSNQVGGSPSSGQFGVNFLPGGLNNDNSFSGVSRDVSAGAGGQVLQGFNTLQTFSLPAQTGQSVSSQGPVFVGGPAVLPAPSPPPVFTGQGGAIPLPSQQGPVFIGDQGGVIPLPSQQGPTFIGSQGGSFVGGQVFGQAGPSGVSFQQGGAQAGGFQAVGLGFQSRVIQEEATPTVTRTVTVDAFETLTDLILHSVAVTRTQFSIVTATRATTVIVATPVNHGLSLTTSVIVHPAYVTVTDTKSDFRVVVRTSVSRVTLTHTSYDITHVPFTLRVTETVEVTSPLVRTVIRTSVEAVTNHHTVTNTAYVHGGYQ is encoded by the exons ATGAAG ATGGTGTCCAGGCCGGTTGTCTTAGGGCTGGCACTCTTGCATGCTGTTGTGGCTCAAGGT gtcTCCCAATATAATCCCGTTTCCCAAGATAACTTCTTCGGCCTACCGCTGGGAAGTGGCAGTGATTCTGTGTTCACTTCCGGTTCGAATCAAGTTGGCGGTTCACCATCCTCTGGTCAGTTCGGTGTGAACTTCCTTCCTGGTGGCCTGAATAACGACAATAGTTTCTCCGGTGTATCCCGTGATGTGTCTGCTGGTGCTGGCGGTCAAGTTCTTCAGGGATTTAACACGCTGCAAACCTTCAGTTTACCAGCTCAAACCGGACAAAGTGTCTCCTCTCAAGGTCCGGTTTTCGTGGGCGGTCCAGCTGTCCTCcctgctccttctccacctccagtGTTCACCGGTCAGGGAGGCGCGATCCCTCTACCGTCACAGCAAGGGCCGGTCTTTATCGGCGATCAAGGAGGCGTCATCCCTCTGCCGTCACAGCAAGGGCCAACGTTCATCGGTAGTCAGGGCGGCTCCTTCGTTGGCGGACAGGTGTTTGGTCAGGCTGGTCCATCCGGTGTCAGTTTCCAGCAAGGTGGTGCTCAGGCGGGCGGCTTTCAGGCCGTTGGGTTAGGGTTTCAATCTCGTGTCATTCAGGAAGAAGCAACGCCCACGGTCACCAGAACTGTTACCGTTGACGCTTTTGAGACCCTGACTGACCTGATCTTGCACAGCGTGGCAGTCACCAGGACGCAGTTCTCTATCGTCACCGCGACCAGAGCGACTACAGTC ATTGTGGCCACACCAGTGAACCACGGCCTCTCCCTCACCACGTCTGTCATTGTTCATCCTGCATATGTCACCGTCACTGACACCAAGTCTGACTTCAGGGTTGTCGTGAGGACGTCGGTGAGCCGTGTGACATTGACCCACACCTCTTACGACATAACGCATGTCCCCTTCACATTACGCGTCACTGAAAC CGTGGAAGTGACATCTCCTTTAGTGAGGACTGTCATCAGGACTTCGGTGGAGGCAGTTACAAACCACCACACGGTTACAAACACCGCCTACGTCCATGGGGGTTACCAATGA